A genomic segment from Leptolyngbya boryana PCC 6306 encodes:
- a CDS encoding citrate synthase, whose translation MTVEFRAGLEGIPATQSSISFVDGQKGILEYRGIPIQDLAMQEQNTFLETAYLLIWNELPNRDTLAEFEHEIQFHRRLKYRIRDMMKCFPESGHPMDALQACAAALGLFYSKRALDDPTYIREAVVRILAKIPTMVAAFQLMRKGNDPVQPRDDLGYAANFLYMLNEQEPDPFAARIFDISLTLHAEHTINASTFSAMVTASTLTDPYAVIASAVGTLAGPLHGGASEEVILMLEEIGSVENVRPFLQDRLERKDRIMGFGHRVYKVKDPRAIILQQLAEQLFDKFGQDKYYDIAVELEKAVEEKLGHKGIYPNVDFYSGLVYRKLGIPTDLFTPVFAISRAAGWLAHWKEQLAENRIFRPTQIYTGLHGQPYTTIEKRG comes from the coding sequence ATGACTGTCGAATTTAGGGCAGGTCTAGAGGGCATTCCTGCAACTCAGTCCAGCATTAGCTTTGTGGATGGGCAGAAAGGAATTCTGGAGTATCGCGGCATTCCGATTCAGGATCTCGCGATGCAAGAGCAGAATACCTTTTTAGAAACTGCGTATCTTCTGATTTGGAACGAATTGCCAAACCGTGACACTTTGGCAGAGTTTGAGCATGAAATTCAGTTTCATCGTCGCTTAAAGTACAGAATTCGCGACATGATGAAGTGTTTTCCGGAGTCGGGGCATCCCATGGATGCTCTGCAAGCCTGTGCTGCGGCGTTGGGTTTGTTCTACTCGAAACGGGCACTCGACGATCCGACCTACATCCGAGAAGCTGTCGTGCGAATCCTGGCAAAGATTCCAACGATGGTCGCAGCATTTCAACTGATGCGGAAAGGAAATGACCCCGTTCAGCCTCGAGATGATTTGGGGTATGCTGCAAACTTTCTTTACATGTTGAATGAGCAGGAGCCAGATCCCTTCGCCGCTCGAATTTTCGATATCAGCTTGACTTTGCATGCTGAACACACGATCAATGCCTCTACCTTCTCAGCAATGGTGACTGCTTCGACGCTCACTGATCCTTACGCAGTGATTGCTTCAGCCGTAGGAACGCTGGCAGGGCCGTTGCATGGAGGAGCCAGCGAGGAAGTCATTTTGATGCTGGAAGAAATCGGATCGGTTGAGAATGTCCGCCCATTCTTACAAGATCGGTTGGAGCGCAAAGATCGGATCATGGGATTTGGGCACCGGGTTTACAAGGTGAAAGATCCAAGAGCGATCATTCTGCAACAGCTGGCTGAACAGCTATTCGACAAATTTGGGCAAGACAAGTATTACGATATCGCAGTTGAATTGGAGAAAGCGGTCGAGGAAAAACTGGGGCATAAAGGGATTTACCCGAATGTCGATTTTTACTCGGGACTGGTGTATCGCAAGTTGGGCATTCCCACCGATCTGTTTACGCCTGTGTTTGCAATTTCCCGCGCTGCAGGCTGGTTAGCGCATTGGAAAGAGCAGCTTGCAGAAAACCGGATCTTCCGTCCGACGCAGATTTACACGGGGCTGCATGGGCAGCCTTACACCACGATCGAGAAACGAGGATAA
- the nuoH gene encoding NADH-quinone oxidoreductase subunit NuoH — translation MNPGIDLQGTFIETVQSLGIPAGAAKALWMPLPMLIMLVAATVSVLVVVWLERKISAAAQQRIGPEFIGPLGVLAPLADGLKLVLKEDVVPAKADKLLFTLGPAIVVIPVFLSYLILPFGQNLQITDVGLGIFLWIALSSVVPIGLLMSGYASNNKYSLLGGLRAAAQSISYELPLALSVLAVVMMSNSLSTVDIVNQQAGYGILGWNIWRQPVGFIIFWIAALAECERIPFDLPEAEEELVAGYQTEYSGMKFALFYLGSYVNLTLSALLFAVLYLGGWEFPISLSVISGLIGVPESTPWLQLIFATIGIGMTLLKAYFLIFLAILMRWTVPRVRIDQLLDLGWKFLLPVSLVNLLITAGLKLAFPVAFGG, via the coding sequence ATGAACCCAGGAATTGACCTTCAAGGAACCTTTATTGAAACTGTGCAGAGCCTTGGCATCCCCGCCGGGGCAGCAAAAGCCCTCTGGATGCCATTGCCGATGCTGATCATGCTGGTTGCAGCGACGGTCAGCGTTCTGGTTGTGGTGTGGCTAGAACGGAAAATCTCAGCCGCCGCGCAACAGCGGATTGGTCCTGAATTCATCGGACCGCTCGGCGTTCTCGCCCCGCTTGCGGATGGCTTAAAACTCGTATTGAAAGAAGATGTGGTTCCGGCGAAAGCAGATAAGCTGCTCTTTACCCTAGGTCCCGCGATCGTGGTTATTCCCGTCTTTTTGTCCTACTTGATTCTGCCGTTTGGACAAAACCTTCAAATCACCGATGTCGGGCTGGGAATCTTCCTTTGGATTGCCTTATCGAGCGTTGTGCCGATCGGGCTTTTGATGTCGGGCTATGCCTCGAATAACAAATACTCGCTGCTGGGTGGATTGCGGGCTGCGGCTCAGTCGATTAGCTATGAACTGCCGCTGGCACTATCAGTTTTAGCCGTTGTCATGATGTCGAACTCGCTGAGTACGGTTGATATCGTCAATCAGCAAGCGGGCTACGGAATTCTGGGCTGGAATATTTGGCGACAACCGGTTGGATTTATTATTTTCTGGATTGCGGCTCTGGCAGAATGTGAGCGGATTCCCTTTGACTTACCAGAAGCGGAAGAAGAACTCGTTGCAGGGTATCAGACTGAATATTCAGGCATGAAGTTTGCCCTGTTCTATCTCGGGTCTTATGTGAACTTGACGCTCTCAGCCTTGCTGTTTGCTGTCCTTTACCTGGGTGGTTGGGAATTCCCAATTTCGCTAAGTGTCATCTCCGGACTGATTGGCGTGCCCGAATCGACTCCTTGGTTGCAGTTGATTTTCGCCACAATCGGCATTGGAATGACGCTCTTGAAGGCTTATTTCTTGATCTTCCTGGCGATTTTGATGCGTTGGACTGTGCCCCGTGTGCGGATTGACCAACTGCTCGACCTCGGCTGGAAGTTTCTACTTCCCGTCTCGCTTGTCAACTTGCTGATCACCGCAGGTTTGAAACTGGCATTCCCGGTCGCGTTTGGCGGCTAA
- the ndhI gene encoding NAD(P)H-quinone oxidoreductase subunit I has translation MKFLKQVGDYTKEAIQAGKYIGQGLSVTFDHMRRRPITVQYPYEKLILSERFRGRIHFEFDKCIACEVCVRVCPINLPVVDWEFNKETKKKKLNHYSIDFGVCIFCGNCVEYCPTNCLSMTEEYELSTYDRHELNYDNVALGRLPYKVTNDPMVTPLREFAYLPKGAIDPHDLPAGSRRAGLRPEEIVEQSQQ, from the coding sequence ATGAAATTTCTCAAACAAGTCGGTGATTACACGAAAGAGGCGATCCAAGCAGGCAAGTATATCGGTCAAGGCTTGTCTGTGACCTTTGACCACATGCGCCGTCGCCCTATCACCGTTCAGTATCCTTACGAAAAGCTGATTCTTTCTGAGCGCTTCCGGGGACGGATTCACTTTGAATTTGACAAGTGTATTGCTTGCGAAGTCTGTGTGCGGGTTTGCCCGATCAACTTGCCTGTCGTAGATTGGGAATTCAACAAAGAAACCAAGAAAAAGAAACTCAATCATTACAGTATTGATTTCGGCGTTTGTATTTTCTGTGGAAACTGCGTGGAATATTGCCCCACGAATTGTTTATCCATGACAGAAGAATATGAGCTGTCTACCTACGATCGACATGAACTGAACTACGACAATGTGGCACTGGGTCGTCTGCCGTACAAAGTGACGAATGATCCGATGGTGACTCCGTTGCGTGAGTTTGCATACTTACCGAAGGGTGCGATCGATCCACATGATCTACCTGCTGGTTCGCGTCGGGCTGGCTTACGTCCTGAAGAGATTGTTGAACAATCGCAGCAATAG
- a CDS encoding NADH-quinone oxidoreductase subunit J: MNLAEGVQIVSFAILAAMMIGSAIGVVLLENVVYSAFLLGGVFISIAGLYLLLNADFVAAAQVLIYVGAVNVLILFAIMLVNKREAFQPIAKSWIRRAATALVCAGIFALLSAMVLTTPWAISTAVPIESSIITIGLHFFTDFLLPFELASILLLMALVGAIVLARREFLPDEDEADTALTLPERPRELVPAGQNNPEN, encoded by the coding sequence GTGAATTTAGCGGAAGGTGTTCAAATTGTATCGTTCGCGATCCTGGCAGCCATGATGATTGGATCTGCGATCGGGGTCGTTTTACTGGAAAATGTGGTTTATTCTGCCTTTCTTTTAGGCGGCGTTTTCATTAGCATTGCGGGATTATATTTGCTGCTGAATGCAGACTTCGTGGCAGCGGCGCAAGTTTTGATTTACGTCGGGGCAGTCAACGTCTTGATTTTGTTTGCGATTATGTTGGTGAACAAGCGTGAGGCATTTCAGCCGATCGCGAAGTCTTGGATTCGTCGGGCTGCAACTGCACTCGTCTGTGCTGGAATCTTTGCGCTGCTGAGCGCAATGGTGTTGACGACTCCTTGGGCGATTTCAACAGCGGTTCCGATCGAGAGTTCGATTATTACGATCGGGCTGCATTTCTTCACCGATTTCCTCTTGCCGTTTGAATTGGCATCGATTTTGTTGCTGATGGCATTAGTTGGCGCGATCGTGCTGGCACGTCGTGAGTTTCTGCCGGATGAGGATGAGGCGGATACCGCTTTAACTTTGCCAGAGCGTCCGCGTGAGTTGGTTCCCGCTGGACAGAACAACCCTGAAAACTAA
- the nuoK gene encoding NADH-quinone oxidoreductase subunit NuoK yields MQLQYFLLIAAALFCIGVYGLVTSRNAVRVLMSIELMLNAVNLNLMAFSNYLDPQEIKGQMFTIFVITIAAAEAAVGLAIVLAIYRNRDTVDMEQFNLLKW; encoded by the coding sequence ATGCAACTTCAATATTTCTTACTCATTGCAGCCGCGTTGTTCTGCATTGGCGTATATGGTCTGGTGACGAGCCGAAATGCGGTTCGAGTCCTGATGTCGATCGAGTTGATGCTGAACGCTGTGAATTTGAATTTGATGGCGTTTTCTAACTATCTTGATCCGCAAGAGATCAAAGGTCAGATGTTTACGATTTTCGTGATTACGATCGCGGCTGCAGAAGCGGCAGTTGGTTTAGCGATCGTGCTAGCGATCTATCGGAACCGCGATACGGTCGATATGGAACAATTCAATTTACTCAAGTGGTAA
- a CDS encoding RpnC/YadD family protein, with the protein MTQQSSENTDYDNPWKTFIELYFREFLAFFFPTIEADVDWSKPVRFLDKELQKIVRDAEIPKRYADKLVEVHRLRGERTLVICHIEVQSQEERDFVARMYSYNYRLRDRYNCPVVSLAILGDDRPNWRPSRFYDELWGCATHFEFPIVKLSDYQSQWTELEAIQNPFAVVAMAHLKTKETHNQPLERKRWRYHLTTMLYDRGYSEQDILELHNFLDWLMNLPEELERQLQAELETFEEARRMKYVSSLERRAKLEEKQAIALNMLRRNLDMELIAEVTGLTIAEIQILQSQQQQD; encoded by the coding sequence ATGACGCAACAATCCTCTGAAAATACAGATTACGATAATCCTTGGAAAACCTTTATCGAACTGTATTTTCGAGAGTTTCTAGCCTTCTTTTTCCCAACGATTGAGGCAGATGTTGACTGGTCAAAGCCGGTTCGCTTTCTAGATAAAGAATTACAGAAAATCGTCAGAGATGCAGAGATTCCCAAACGCTATGCCGATAAATTAGTCGAAGTTCACCGTCTGCGGGGTGAGAGAACCTTAGTGATTTGTCACATTGAAGTGCAAAGTCAAGAGGAGCGCGATTTCGTCGCCAGGATGTACAGCTACAACTATCGATTGCGCGATCGCTATAATTGCCCTGTTGTCAGCTTAGCCATTCTGGGTGATGACCGCCCGAATTGGCGACCCAGCAGGTTTTATGACGAATTGTGGGGCTGTGCCACTCATTTTGAGTTTCCAATCGTGAAGCTATCAGACTATCAATCTCAATGGACAGAATTAGAAGCCATTCAAAATCCTTTTGCTGTCGTCGCGATGGCTCATCTAAAGACCAAGGAAACGCACAATCAGCCACTTGAGCGCAAGCGCTGGCGGTATCATCTGACGACAATGCTTTACGATCGTGGCTATAGTGAGCAAGATATACTAGAGCTACACAACTTTTTAGACTGGCTGATGAATTTGCCTGAAGAGTTAGAGCGCCAGTTACAGGCTGAGTTAGAAACTTTTGAGGAGGCTAGACGGATGAAGTATGTGTCATCACTAGAGCGGAGAGCAAAATTGGAAGAAAAGCAGGCGATTGCTCTCAATATGCTTCGTAGAAATCTCGATATGGAACTCATTGCTGAAGTGACTGGCTTGACGATCGCTGAAATTCAAATCCTTCAATCTCAGCAACAGCAAGATTAA